A segment of the Luteolibacter sp. Y139 genome:
ACCTACACGGTGAGCATGGATATCTTCGGTTCGTCCACCTACAAGACCACCTCCAATGTCATGTGGTCGCTGGCATTCACCGGCGCCAACACCGTCGTTGCCTCGGACCATTGGTTCAGCGACGAATTCACCGCCCAGTCCGTGGCCAACGGTGGCAATATTCCCAACGACCACATCGTCACCGTCTCGTCAGGCAACACCGGCTTCAGAACGGTGACCCTGACCTACACCGCGACTGCCGCGGATGCCGGCAAGATCATCGGGGTCCAGCTCGGCGGTGATACCCAATCCAAGTACGCGATGGTCGGAACCGCACCCACTCCGGACGACTACTACGGGATGATGGACAACGTCACGTTCTCCTCGAATGCTGCCAATCTACAAACCTTCACCAGCGACCAGCCCGCGGTCGATGGCCAGGGCTTCTATCTCAACTGGACCATCCAGAATCCCGCCCAGATCTCCACCTTGACGCTCAATAGCGGCAGCGGTCCGGTCGATGTGAAGCCCGATACCGACACGGAGAGCGGTGTTGGAATGTTCTTCGTGAATCCCACGGCCGCGACCACTTACACGCTCACCTTGAATGGTGACCTGCAGACCCAGCTGACCATTGAGGCGGGCAAGGCCCTCAGCCTCACCCGGGATTCCAATACCCGCGTCGCCGTAGCGCCCGCCTACGAGGTCACCCTGAGCTGGAGTGTCCAGCCCGTCGGCGCATCAGTCAGCCTGTCAAATGGCGTTTCCTCCATCGACGTGACCGCCGACACCGATCCGGAAACCGGCCTCGGCTCGAAGACAGTCGTCGTGCCCAACCCTTCCACCACCTACACCCTCTCGGCAAATGGAAGCCCGCTGGTTGCCACCACGCGTGTGCTTCGGGAAAACTCGAATACGGCCGCATTCTCTGTCAGCTCGGCATCGGTTGAAGACGGACAGCAGATCACCGTCACCTGGACCGGCGCTGCCGGCGGAGCCACCGACTGGATCGGCATCTATGCCATTGGCGAAACCCCCGGCGGCAGCAACGAATACTCGGACGCTTGGAACTATCTCAATGGCACCAAAACCGCGGGAGTCGGACCAGCCAATGGCTCGATGACCTTCACCATGCCGGTGGGGAATTACTATGCCGTGCTGTTGCTCAACGATGGCTATGTGATGGCACAAGGTCCGCTCATCTTCAGCGTCGTGAGCCCGCCGCCGGTGGAAGAACCGCTCCAAGTCACATCGATCACCAAGACGGAAAACGCGGTGACCTTGGTGTGGAAATCCAAAGCCGACGTCACCTACAACGTCTATGCTTCGGATCACCTGCAGGGCGATCCGCTGGTCGACTGGGATGAAGTGGGCACCGCGCTGCCGTCCGACGGGGATGACACCACGGAGTTCACCGAAACCTTCGGGTCGGGCACTCCAACCCGCCGCTTCTATCAGATCGAAGAAGTGCCGGCTGCTCCCTGAACAGCGCCATCGGCATAGGACATCTTCACGGGTCGAGGTTAACCGGGCCGCTCCGCTCCAACGGAGCGGCCCATTCTTCGAAAATGCCCGTCTATCCGGCGAATTCGCCCTCTCCGCAACATTGAAATCCTACCGCACGCTTTAGCCGTGAATCGTTCCCAGTTCCTTCGTCTCTCCGCCACGGGTGCCGTCGCCTTTGCCTTCCGACCCCGTTGGGCCCTTGGTGCGATCAATTTCGATTTCCAAGGCATCCCGGCCGGCTTGCGGCCCTATCTCCAGACCCCGCGGCCCGACTCGATCTGGGTCTCCTGGTGGAGCGATGCCGACACCCAGACCTACGTCGACTTCGGCACCTCCGCCGCTGCCCTGACGCAGACCGTCAGCGGCACGGTGAACGTGATGGGCACGAATTACTGCTACCATAGCGTGCGGCTCACCGGGCTTCAGCCGAATACCTATTACTACTACAGGGCTCGTACTGAAAATGTCACCTCGGAGATCTTCCGTTTCCGCACGCCGAAAGCCATCGGCACGGCCACGGGAAGGTTCCGCGTGCTGGTCATCGGTGACAACCAGATCATCGATCCCGAGCAGCGCCGCTACGAGCGTTTGGTCGAGCGCGCAAAGAAGAAAGTCGAGGACCTCTATGGCGTGCCGATTGAGGAAGCCATCGACCTGGTGCTCCTGCCCGGTGATCAGGTCGATGTCGGCACGCTGGAGCACTACCGCCACCTCCACTTCAAGTTCTGCGGCTGGATCTCACCCAGCGTGCCGATCATGACCACGATCGGCAATCACGAGACCTACAGCGATCCCGGCCTCGCGAATTACAAGGCGGTCTTCAACTACGATGACCTGAGCTGCCTCGGCGTCACCAGTCCCGATCCCGAGGTCTACTACGCCTATCAGCTCGCAAACATCGCCTTCGTCCACGCATCCAGCGAGCACACCACCACCGCACAGACGACCTGGGTGCAGAACCTCGTCAACGCCGCCAATGCAGCACCGGGCCTCGATTGGATGATCAGCCTCTGCCACCGGCCCTATCAGGCAGAGCAATACATCGGCGACATCTCCAGCTGGATGCGGAATACGGCGATGCCGGTCTTCGCCCAGACGCAGAAACACGTCCTGAACATCGGTGCCCACCACCACCTCTACGCACGCGGGCAAACTCGACAGTGGCCCGTTTACCACATCATCTCCGGCGGCAGCGCCTGGGACCAATACTGGGGCCAGTCGAACGAGTCGAATTACGACGATGTCCAGAAGACCATCGCCAACTGGGCGTGGCAGCTGATCGAGTTCGATCTCGATGCCAAGACCATGGACGTCCGCTGCTTCGCCGAAGCCAACGTCCGCTTCCCCACCGCCACCCGTTGGTCCTACAACAGCCGGTTGATCGACCAATTCTCGCGCAAGCTCAACGTCACCGCCACGCCGCAGAAGCCAGCGTTGACCAATACCTTCAGCGCCCCTGTCACGCTCCCCGTCCAACTCACCAGCACGCCCTACCAGACCACCAGCGGCGAGGCGATGAACAGCACCTGGTTCCAGGTCGCCGCCGACGCCGCCTTCACCAATCTCAAGATCGACCAGATCCGCGACGTGGAAAACATGTACGGCGACACCGGCTCGCCGCTCTACGAACCGGTGAATACCAATGCTGGCGTGGACATCCTGAAGTTCACCATTGCCACCTCCGGCCTGCCGAATGGCACCTACCAGGCCCGCGTTCGCCATCGCGATACCAACACCCTGTGGTCCCCCTGGTCGGATGTCGTGAGCTTCACCGTCACCGGCAGCGTGACCGCGGATCCGAAGCTCACGCTCCAGAAGTCCGTCTACCCACCGACCGAGAACTTCTCCGTCGCCTTCGAAAACGGCGCGGGCCACGTGAAGGACTGGATCGGCATCTACAAGAAGGGCCAATCTCCCGGCTCCTCAAATTCCACCACCTGGTCCTACCTAAACAACAGCACCACCGCCCCCGCGACGGCGATCCGCAATGGCTCGCTAAACTTCACCTACGACCTGCCGGTCGGCGAGTGGTTCGCGGCCTTCTTCACCGCGGACGGTTACACCGAGCTCGCACCGCGCGTGTCCTTCTATGTCGGCAACATGGTGACGATGACTCCCGGCGAGGATGCATACGACGAAGGCGAAACCGCACGCATCAACTTCACCAACTCACCCGCTGGCACCAAGGATTGGATCGGCATCTTCAAGGTCGGCACGAATCCCGCGCCCAATGTGGCCGCGAAGTGGAGCTACGCCGCGGCCGCCTCCGGCTTCCGCGATTTCACCGGCCTCGCGAAGGGCTACTACTACGCCGTCTTCATGGTGAATGATGGCTATCAGGAGATCAGCACCCGCGTGCCGTTCTCCGTCGGCTCCCTGATTTCCTCCGTCAGCATGGAATCGGCGCAGGTCTCCCAAGGCAGCGACTTCACTGTCCACTTCAGCGATGGCCCTGGCATCGCCAAGGACTGGATCGGCATCTTCAAGGAAGGCGAGACCCCCGGCGTGAACGTCCTCACCGCCTACCTCTACTTCGCCGGCGCCGCCTCCGGCAGCGTGAACTTCCACCTCCCAGACCTCCCGCCGGGGAACTACTTCGCGGCCATGTTCACGAATGACTCTTACACGGAAGTCTCGAACCGCGTCACCTTCACCGTGCTGGGAAAGCCACCCCTTGAGTTCGAGCAGGCCAGCCTCGAGGGAAACCAGATGCGCCTGCGCTGGAAGTCCGAATCAGGGAAAACCTACAGGATCCAGAAGAGCACGGGCCTCACCACCGGCTGGACCGACGTCCGCACCGTGACCGCCACCGGTAGCAGCCACGAGGAACTGGTCCCGGTGGACCGGGCCACCCAGCCCACCTGCTTTTTCCGCGTGACCGATGAGTGAGGCCGTCACCGCCCCCTCCCGTCATTTTGATTTGGCTTCCGAGGGCTTTCTGAAGCCCCTCTAACCGCTTGTGAAAACTTTCACAAGCTCGCAAATCCAGCCCTTCCAAGCCATTACGTAAATCACCGGTCCACCCGTTTAATCAATCGTTTGACACACCGGGGGACCGGCACAAGGTTGCCCGCATGAGCGCAGTTGCAGGAGATTCAAAGGTCGCCACCAAGCAGCGTTTGATCGAAGCCGCGGAGGAATTGTTCGCCGACGAGGGCTTTGACCGCGTGTCCGTGCGCGACATCACCACCAAGGCCGGAGCCAACGTGGCCGCGGTGAATTATCACTTCGGCAGCCGCGAGGGCCTCATCGCCGTGGTGCTGACCCGCTACATCAATCCGGTCAATGAAGAGCGCCTCGCCCGTCTCGAGGCGCTTGAGCGCCGCGCCGCCGGCAAGCCGGTGCCGATCGAGGAAATCCTCGACGCGTTTATCCGCCCCTTCGCCACCCAGGTGCGCCGCTCGGAGCTTTCCGAAAAGATCTTCTTCAAGCTGATGGGCCGCATGTTCGGCCACGGCTGCGACATGCCTCCAGTCGTCGATCAGCTCTTCATCACCATGTCGACGCGCTTCTTCAAGGCGATTGCCAAGACCCTTCCCGGCTTGGCCGCGGACGACATCTGGTGGCGCATGCACCTCATGTCCGGCTCCATGATCCACACCATGGCCCATGGCGAGAAGCTCCAGCGCATGTCCGCTGGCGAAGCTGGCAATCCGACCATGGAGCAGACGCTTTCACGCTTCATCCGCTTCGCCTCCGCCGGCATGCGCCAAGGCAGCGAAGACGCCGCGTCCGAGGAGACCAAGCCTCAGGGACCGCAGGTGGAGTTCCCGTTCTAACGGCGGTCTTGTCCAACAGGACACCAAGCGGAATCAATCCAACCAGTTCTCGTAGCGGAGAGCGGGGACCCTTTCGAAATCGACCAGATTGCGCGTAAGCAGCACGGCATCGTTGGCCATGGCAATGCTGGCAATCTTCAGATCCATCGTTCCAATCCGGATTCCACGGGTCCTGAAATCCTTGAAGAGGTCCGCGGAAGGCTTGTCCCAAGTCAGAACCTTGAAGCAAGAAAGGAACTCCAGCCTTTCGCCCAGGGCGGTATAAGCTTCGATCTGCCGGTGCACGTCGGCCTGCTTGCCAATCAACGCCAACCATCCGCGCAGCTGCTCTTCTATCGACACGATGGTGGTTACCACCTCTTCGCCCGACTCGATCAGACGGCGCTCAAGCCGAACTCCGGCCCGGCTCTTGTATCCCAGCTCGGTCAGGTGATTGGTGTCGAGAATGAGCACGGCTCAGGGCTCCTCTCCAGACGCCCGGATCTGCCGTGCAACCTCGTCAGCTTCCCGATTGAGCTTCGTGTCCCGGAGCTTTCCCACAGCGGTACGCCAGTCCTTGGATTGCTCCACCTTGTCACTCAAGGCGGCAACCTTTTGCTCCAGCTCGGCAAGCCTGGTGGATAGCGTCGATGCCATGTTCCAAATCTAGCCTCCCTCGACTGGCTGAACAATCCCGATTTCGGCGGCGCTTCCTTGCCGGATGACTTGCCCGATTCCGCCACGCCTCCCAAGCTCCCGCCCATGAAACCGCGCCGCCGCGAGCATGAAGCCCGGGAGAACCGCCACGCCAAGCGTCCCGACGAGCAGTCCAACAAGGAAGTCCCGTCCCTCGACGAGGACGACCTCATGCGGCTCATCGCGGAGAAAAAGGAGCCTTTCATCCTGATCCTCGACTGCGTGCAGGACCCGCACAATCTCGGTGCCATCCTGCGCACCGCGGACGGCGCAGGCGTGCATGCCGTCGTCGCACCGAAAGACAAGGCCGTCGGCATCACCGAAACGGTCCGCCGCATTTCCGTCGGTGCCGCCGATCACGTCCCCTTCGTCCAGGTCACGAATCTCGCGCGGACCATGGAGCACCTGAAGAAGGCCGGGCTGTGGCTGGTCGGCACCACCGATCACACCGACAAGCTGATCTACGATCTCGATCTGAAGGGCCCGCTCGCCCTCATCCTCGGCGCCGAGGAAAAGGGCATGCGGCGTCTCACCGAGGAAAACTGCGACTTCCTCGCCAAGATCCCGATGGCGGGCAAGGTGGAGTGCCTCAATGTCTCCGTTTCCGCCGGCGTCTGCCTCTTCGAAGCCGTCCGCCAGCGGTCCCTCGCGAAGGCATGACCTACCCCATCCGCATCCTTTCCGACCTGCATCTGGGCCACCGTGTGTCCCGCATTGAGTCGTCGGAAAGCTTGCGGCCGCTCATCGCCGGGGCAGGCACGGTGATTTTCAATGGCGATACCTGGCAGGAGCTGGCGCGACTCTTTTTCGAGCGATCGGCCGAGATGCTGAAGGACCTCAAGCGGATCTGCGCCGAGGAAGGAGCCCAGCCCGTCTTTCTCCCCGGCAATCATGATCCTGGCTGGCCCGGCACCGGCTGGGCCGAGCTTGCGGGCGGGCGGATCCTCGTCATCCACGGCGATTCGCTCTTTGAAGATGGCTCCCCATGGAGTCGTGAAGCGCTGACCCAGCAGCCGGAAGTGGCCGAGCTCTGGGCCCGCCACCAGGCCGCGGTCAACGATCCCGCCGCCCGCATCGTGCTTGCCCGCGAGATGGCGATCCTGCTCCGCGCCCGCGAGTACCCGAAGGGCAAAAAACTGTGGAACCGCGCACTCGATGCCATCAGTCCACCGACCCGGGCCTTCCAGATGATCCGGGTCTGGACCACCCAGGCCGATGCGGCGGCAGCCTTTGCCGAACGCTATTTTCCGAAGGCCGAGATCATCATCAAGGGCCACTTCCACCGCGCCGGCATCTGGCACAAGCGCGGCCGGCTGGTGATCAACCTCGGCGCCTTCATGAATCCCTGCCCCGCCTTGTGGGCGGACTTCGATGGACATCAGCTCCGCTGCGGCCGGGTCGACGAAAGCGGGCGGGACTACCAGCTCGGCGAACTCCGCGGCGTATGGCGCCTGCAGCAGGAAGCGCCGGGTCTCTAATGGGTCTTGTCAGACCCGCCCGCCATCTGCCTAATTTACCGTGGAGTCCCGTCGAACGACCGGGCGACCGGCATTTTCCCCCTACCCTCCCCACAACGAGGTTTTCGGACACGAAGATACCGGCCAGTCGGGTCGCTCCCGGGCCTCCGCCTTTTCAGGGCTGACCCAGCAACCAGGAAATGTGCGGCGTATAGAAGTTCGGCTCCAGCAGGAAGGAGTCGTGGCCCTTGTCGGAGTGCACCGTCACGTGCATCGCGTTTACCTTGGCGCTTTCCAGAAGCTTGGTGAGCTCCGCCTGCTCCTCCGGATAGAAGCAGAAGTCGGAGTCGATCGAGAACACCAGCCAACGCTGGTCCGCCTCGCGACACCGCGAAAACAGATCCTCCGGCGTCTCGGCATCGCCTTCATGCGCACCGTCGAAACGCGACCACATGTCGTTGATCCGAAGGTAGGTGTTCGCGTCGAAGCGCTTCACGAACTTCTTCCCCTGATGGAGCATGTAGCTCTGGAATTGGTCGCGCACCCGATACCACGCGAGGATATCGTCCGGCTGCACCACATCCTGCCGCGCGCGGCGCTCGATCGCATCGAGGTGCACGAAGGTCTTGTGCGAAATCATACGGGCGAGGGCCAAGCCATAGAGCGGGCCGCCATTGCCGCCGTCGTAGTAGTCGCCGCCATTGAAATGCGGGTCGTTCTCGATCGCCAGGATCTGCTCGAACAGGATCAGGCGGTTCAAGACGGTGGTCTTGTATCCCGCCGCGATCGATATCACATTCTTCACCCGCTCCGGAAAGCGCGTCGCAAAGGTCAGCGCGATCAAGCCACCGACCGAGGGGCCGATGAGTGCGTGCAGCTTTCCCACGCCGAGATGGTCCAGTAGCTTCGCCTGCAACTCCGCCTGATCCGCCGTTGTCACATGCGGGAATGCCGAGCCCCACGGCTTGCCTGTCGCCGGGTTGATCGAAGCAGGTCCGGTGGAGCCGTAGCAGCCGCCGAGGTAGTTCGCGCAGACGATGAAATACTTGTTCGTGTCGAGCGCCTTGCCGGGCCCGATCATGTTGTCCCACCAACCCTCGTGCATTTCCGGCTGCCACATCGAGCCGGTGCCGGGGATGGCAGGATTGTGGCCACAGGCATGGTGCGAGCCCGAGAGTGCGTGGAAGAGCAGGATGCCATTCGTCCCCTCCGCATTCAGCGTGCCCCAGCTCTCATAGGCCAGGGTCGCAGACGGCAGTTCGCCGCCCTCGCGAAGATGGATCGGTCCGTCTTCGATCGTGAAAAACTGGGTCTCGGTGTCCGCCACGGCGCGCCGGGTCTAAGTCGGGGTTGAGGGATTGGCCAGCCGAATCCGGGGCACTCAGTTCGCCCGCGGGTCCTCCGGAGCCTCGGCGAGGATCCGGTGATAAGGCGACATCGAGCGCAGGATTTCCGCCCACAGGTCCCGGTCGTGGCTCTGCCCCAGCAGATCCGTATTCGGCCGCGTGGTGATCCACGTATTCCTGCGAATCTCCCCCTCCAGCTGCCCGGCGGTCCACCCGGAGTAACCCACGAAAGCGCGCACCAGCGTCCCCGGCTTCCGGCTGTGCTTGATTGCCAGCTCGGCCGGGATCCGGACGTGCCACTTCAGCCGGTTGTCCTCCGCCCACCAGAAGGCGGAAAAAGTCAGGTGCTCGCGGGACACCGGGCCGCCCAGATGCACGGCCACGTGTTTGAGCGGCTCGAAGGCCGGCTCCTTGAGAAAATCCCCGACACTGTGCCCGGTCGGATGATTGAGGATCAGCCCGAAGGCCCCGTTCTCCGCCGAGTGATCCGCCAATAGAATGACAGAGCGGTCGAAGATCCCATCATGCAGGGACGGGTCAGCCAGCAGGATCTGACCTTGCAGATGGATCGGGGAGTCGGTCTCGCTCATTGCTTTCTGTTGGAAGATACGCCCACCCCTTCGCGTCGCCAACGGGAAACCCCGCGTGATTTGAGAATCCCGCTTTTCTCGGACGCCCCTACATTCATCCTCCGCTCATGAATGGTCACCTGCTCCTGCTCGGCGTCCGCGGCCCGGAAATCGCGCCGGACGAGGCGGAGATGTTTCGCAAGCTCCAGCCCGCCGGCTTCATTCTCTTCGGCCGCAATATCGTCTCCGCCGAGCAGACCCGCCAGCTCACCGACGACTTGCGCTCCCTGTCCCGCGAAGAGCCGATCCTCGCCATCGACCAGGAAGGCGGCCGCGTGACCCGCACCAAGGATATTTCACCCAGTCTTCCCTCCGCCAACGCCTTCGCGGCGAAGGGCGAAACCGTGCTCGCTGCCAAGGCCGGCGTCTACACCGCCGACCAACTCCGCCTGCTCGGCTTCAATCTCGACTTCGCCCCGGTGCTCGACCTCGACCACCATCCCGAACTCCAGAATTCACTCCGCGGCCGCTGTTGGGGACGCGATCCTCAAAGGGTGATCGACCTCGCCGGCAATTGGAACCGCTGGCTGCGCAAGCGCTCCGTCCTCTCCTGCGCCAAGCACTTCCCCGCCTGCGGTCGCGCCATGTCCGATCCGCATCACGACCTTCCGGTTAGCGACGCCACTCTAGCAGACCTCTTGAAGGAGGACGTGATTCCCTACACCGCCCTCATGCCGGAGCTCGATGCCGTGATGCTCGCCCACGTCCTCTTTCCCGCAATCGACCCTGACAAACCGGCCTCGCTCTCGCGCCGCATGGTCACCGATTTCCTCCGCAACCAACTCGGCTTCGACAAACACCTCGTCCTCACCGACGACCTCGACATGGGTGCCATCGCCGACCGCTATCCTGACAATACCGACGTCGTCGCCGCCATCGAGGCCGGCAATGACCTAGCCATGATCTGCCACCGCACCGAGCGCGCAGAGGACGCCGCGAACCGGCTCGCCAAGATCCCCCTCCACATCATCGCCGATGCGGAAAAACGCCTGGCCAAGTTCCGCAAGAAACTCCACGGCCCATTGAAGTGGTCGCGGGAGAAATGGGATTCCGTCTCCCAGGAAATCGCAGATCTCGCAGCCCAAGTCCCGGAAGCCGGTGTCACCCTGCCGAACTCTCCGGTGGCCGATTACTGAAGGACCGCTTCGAACAATGGAGAAACAAGGTCATCTTTGATTCACGCGTCCCGGAGGGACCTCGGAACTTAGCCGGTGGCGTGAGCCACCGGATGCGAATCGATGAAACACCCGCCCCGGCAGGGGCGCAGAGAAGAGGATTTAACGTCCTCCCGGAAGGCATCCTCACACGTTCCCCATCTCCGAAATGATCTTCACCAGCGGAAGATACAGGGCGAATATCGTGATCGGCACGAAGATGCCCATCAGCAGCAATCCCAGGCCTCCCATCCACGCTGCCGCTTTTCCTTTCCCCCAGATGAAAAACGTCGTGACCCCCGCCAACGCCAGTAGTGCCAAGGCAAGTGACCCGTTGTGACGGGCTGCAATCGTGGTGATCATCGGAAGCTCGGCATCAGCTCCTAGTTCGGCAAACATCGCTCCAAACTTCGCCGCGGAGGAGCACACGATCAACCCGACGACTAGCAAGATCAGCGCCGTTACCGTCACACAGATCCGCACCAGAAGCAGCGACTGGGCCGACTGGGCGGCCGCGCGCTCCACCACCATTTCCAGCGGTTCATCCTCACTCATCCTTCTTCTCCTTTCCGCGCAACACGTCGAAGATTCCATCCACCTCCTTGAGCACACCCTTCGCGTCGTCGATCGCCTCGCGTCCTTGGTCGATCACCTCGCGTCCCTGCTCGATCACACCGCTCGCTCCCTCCTTGATGTGGCTTTGCAAATCCTTGTTGAGCACCTCCTTGGTGAACTTCAGCACCTTCTCGCCGGTCTCTGGAATGATC
Coding sequences within it:
- a CDS encoding YqgE/AlgH family protein encodes the protein MSETDSPIHLQGQILLADPSLHDGIFDRSVILLADHSAENGAFGLILNHPTGHSVGDFLKEPAFEPLKHVAVHLGGPVSREHLTFSAFWWAEDNRLKWHVRIPAELAIKHSRKPGTLVRAFVGYSGWTAGQLEGEIRRNTWITTRPNTDLLGQSHDRDLWAEILRSMSPYHRILAEAPEDPRAN
- the rlmB gene encoding 23S rRNA (guanosine(2251)-2'-O)-methyltransferase RlmB — translated: MKPRRREHEARENRHAKRPDEQSNKEVPSLDEDDLMRLIAEKKEPFILILDCVQDPHNLGAILRTADGAGVHAVVAPKDKAVGITETVRRISVGAADHVPFVQVTNLARTMEHLKKAGLWLVGTTDHTDKLIYDLDLKGPLALILGAEEKGMRRLTEENCDFLAKIPMAGKVECLNVSVSAGVCLFEAVRQRSLAKA
- the metX gene encoding homoserine O-acetyltransferase MetX; this encodes MADTETQFFTIEDGPIHLREGGELPSATLAYESWGTLNAEGTNGILLFHALSGSHHACGHNPAIPGTGSMWQPEMHEGWWDNMIGPGKALDTNKYFIVCANYLGGCYGSTGPASINPATGKPWGSAFPHVTTADQAELQAKLLDHLGVGKLHALIGPSVGGLIALTFATRFPERVKNVISIAAGYKTTVLNRLILFEQILAIENDPHFNGGDYYDGGNGGPLYGLALARMISHKTFVHLDAIERRARQDVVQPDDILAWYRVRDQFQSYMLHQGKKFVKRFDANTYLRINDMWSRFDGAHEGDAETPEDLFSRCREADQRWLVFSIDSDFCFYPEEQAELTKLLESAKVNAMHVTVHSDKGHDSFLLEPNFYTPHISWLLGQP
- the nagZ gene encoding beta-N-acetylhexosaminidase, yielding MNGHLLLLGVRGPEIAPDEAEMFRKLQPAGFILFGRNIVSAEQTRQLTDDLRSLSREEPILAIDQEGGRVTRTKDISPSLPSANAFAAKGETVLAAKAGVYTADQLRLLGFNLDFAPVLDLDHHPELQNSLRGRCWGRDPQRVIDLAGNWNRWLRKRSVLSCAKHFPACGRAMSDPHHDLPVSDATLADLLKEDVIPYTALMPELDAVMLAHVLFPAIDPDKPASLSRRMVTDFLRNQLGFDKHLVLTDDLDMGAIADRYPDNTDVVAAIEAGNDLAMICHRTERAEDAANRLAKIPLHIIADAEKRLAKFRKKLHGPLKWSREKWDSVSQEIADLAAQVPEAGVTLPNSPVADY
- a CDS encoding type II toxin-antitoxin system VapC family toxin, which encodes MLILDTNHLTELGYKSRAGVRLERRLIESGEEVVTTIVSIEEQLRGWLALIGKQADVHRQIEAYTALGERLEFLSCFKVLTWDKPSADLFKDFRTRGIRIGTMDLKIASIAMANDAVLLTRNLVDFERVPALRYENWLD
- a CDS encoding TetR/AcrR family transcriptional regulator codes for the protein MSAVAGDSKVATKQRLIEAAEELFADEGFDRVSVRDITTKAGANVAAVNYHFGSREGLIAVVLTRYINPVNEERLARLEALERRAAGKPVPIEEILDAFIRPFATQVRRSELSEKIFFKLMGRMFGHGCDMPPVVDQLFITMSTRFFKAIAKTLPGLAADDIWWRMHLMSGSMIHTMAHGEKLQRMSAGEAGNPTMEQTLSRFIRFASAGMRQGSEDAASEETKPQGPQVEFPF
- a CDS encoding fibronectin type III domain-containing protein, giving the protein MNRSQFLRLSATGAVAFAFRPRWALGAINFDFQGIPAGLRPYLQTPRPDSIWVSWWSDADTQTYVDFGTSAAALTQTVSGTVNVMGTNYCYHSVRLTGLQPNTYYYYRARTENVTSEIFRFRTPKAIGTATGRFRVLVIGDNQIIDPEQRRYERLVERAKKKVEDLYGVPIEEAIDLVLLPGDQVDVGTLEHYRHLHFKFCGWISPSVPIMTTIGNHETYSDPGLANYKAVFNYDDLSCLGVTSPDPEVYYAYQLANIAFVHASSEHTTTAQTTWVQNLVNAANAAPGLDWMISLCHRPYQAEQYIGDISSWMRNTAMPVFAQTQKHVLNIGAHHHLYARGQTRQWPVYHIISGGSAWDQYWGQSNESNYDDVQKTIANWAWQLIEFDLDAKTMDVRCFAEANVRFPTATRWSYNSRLIDQFSRKLNVTATPQKPALTNTFSAPVTLPVQLTSTPYQTTSGEAMNSTWFQVAADAAFTNLKIDQIRDVENMYGDTGSPLYEPVNTNAGVDILKFTIATSGLPNGTYQARVRHRDTNTLWSPWSDVVSFTVTGSVTADPKLTLQKSVYPPTENFSVAFENGAGHVKDWIGIYKKGQSPGSSNSTTWSYLNNSTTAPATAIRNGSLNFTYDLPVGEWFAAFFTADGYTELAPRVSFYVGNMVTMTPGEDAYDEGETARINFTNSPAGTKDWIGIFKVGTNPAPNVAAKWSYAAAASGFRDFTGLAKGYYYAVFMVNDGYQEISTRVPFSVGSLISSVSMESAQVSQGSDFTVHFSDGPGIAKDWIGIFKEGETPGVNVLTAYLYFAGAASGSVNFHLPDLPPGNYFAAMFTNDSYTEVSNRVTFTVLGKPPLEFEQASLEGNQMRLRWKSESGKTYRIQKSTGLTTGWTDVRTVTATGSSHEELVPVDRATQPTCFFRVTDE